A window of Rhizobium acidisoli contains these coding sequences:
- a CDS encoding Lrp/AsnC family transcriptional regulator, protein MLRAIFCQMMPTGIAKMPNLDKFDIAILKCLQEDARATNVEIAEKVNLSPSPCLRRIRNLERSGIIRGYTADIDRKEVGLGLTVFVEFKVVHHSRENSEAQQKALLAIPEIVSCFLISGTADFLAEVVVEDLAAYERLLTETLLTLPNVSDIRSNFAIRSIKTHGPLKLPEGK, encoded by the coding sequence ATGCTACGCGCAATCTTCTGCCAAATGATGCCAACGGGAATCGCGAAAATGCCAAATCTCGATAAATTCGATATCGCCATCCTGAAGTGCCTGCAGGAGGATGCGCGGGCGACCAATGTCGAGATCGCCGAGAAGGTGAACCTTTCGCCATCGCCCTGCCTGCGCCGCATCCGCAATCTCGAACGCTCCGGCATCATCCGCGGCTACACCGCCGATATCGACCGCAAGGAAGTCGGGCTCGGCCTGACGGTCTTCGTCGAGTTCAAGGTCGTCCATCACAGCCGCGAGAATTCCGAGGCGCAGCAAAAGGCGCTGCTCGCCATCCCCGAGATCGTCTCCTGCTTCCTGATTTCGGGCACCGCCGATTTCCTCGCCGAAGTGGTGGTGGAGGATCTTGCCGCCTACGAGCGACTTCTGACCGAAACGCTGTTGACCCTGCCGAATGTCAGCGACATCCGCTCCAACTTCGCCATCCGCAGCATTAAGACGCATGGGCCGTTGAAGCTGCCTGAGGGAAAATAA
- the mgtE gene encoding magnesium transporter, whose amino-acid sequence MNINRFPLRAGHAARAFINNSRGATIAERVDALNALTVQDAGRVLSGMPLDYAVNILDRPELRNAAEILALISAEDAARLLHGMSNDRVADVLLELDGETRARLFASLDEPVRIAIQHLMGYPPRTAGGIMTTEFVSVPVNWTVAQTLDHVRQVERSRETVYAIYVLDEISHALMHVVTLRRLITGEPDASILTVAQKGTPVSADPLMKQEDVARLIRKHDLLALPVTDEHGQMLGIVTVDDVIDTMISDTTEAAQRFGGMEALGQPYMKIGFGGMIRKRAGWLAALFLGEMLTASAMQHFEGELEKAVVLTLFIPLIMSSGGNSGSQATSLIIRALALGELKLSDWWKVLLRELPTGIVLGAILGLVGFTRIVFWQSAGLYDYGPHWQMVAITVFAALIGIVTFGSICGSMLPFVLQKLRLDPASASAPFVATLVDVTGLVIYFSVALLILSGTLL is encoded by the coding sequence ATGAACATCAATCGCTTCCCACTTCGGGCAGGCCATGCCGCCCGTGCCTTCATCAACAACAGCCGCGGTGCAACGATCGCCGAACGCGTCGATGCGTTGAACGCGCTGACCGTCCAGGATGCCGGCCGCGTGCTATCCGGCATGCCGCTCGACTATGCCGTCAATATTCTCGACCGGCCGGAGCTTCGCAACGCCGCTGAGATCCTGGCACTGATCAGTGCCGAGGATGCCGCACGGCTGCTGCACGGCATGTCAAACGACCGTGTCGCCGACGTGCTGCTCGAACTCGACGGCGAGACCCGCGCCCGGCTGTTTGCCAGCCTCGACGAACCGGTGCGCATCGCGATCCAGCACCTGATGGGCTATCCGCCGCGCACGGCCGGCGGCATCATGACGACGGAGTTCGTCAGCGTGCCGGTGAACTGGACGGTTGCCCAGACACTCGACCATGTGCGCCAGGTCGAACGCTCGCGCGAGACCGTCTATGCGATCTATGTGCTCGACGAGATCAGCCATGCGCTCATGCATGTGGTAACGCTGCGCCGCCTCATCACCGGCGAGCCTGATGCTTCCATCCTCACGGTGGCGCAGAAGGGCACGCCGGTTTCGGCCGATCCGCTGATGAAGCAGGAGGATGTCGCCCGGCTGATCCGCAAACACGACCTGCTCGCCCTGCCGGTCACCGACGAGCATGGGCAGATGCTCGGCATCGTCACCGTCGACGATGTGATCGACACGATGATCTCAGACACGACGGAAGCGGCCCAGAGGTTCGGCGGCATGGAGGCGCTCGGCCAGCCCTATATGAAGATCGGCTTTGGCGGCATGATACGCAAGCGCGCCGGCTGGCTCGCTGCTCTGTTCCTCGGCGAGATGCTGACGGCAAGCGCCATGCAGCATTTCGAAGGTGAGCTGGAAAAGGCCGTGGTGCTGACGCTGTTCATCCCGCTGATCATGAGCTCAGGCGGCAATTCCGGTTCGCAGGCGACCTCGCTGATCATCCGGGCCTTGGCGCTCGGCGAGCTGAAGCTTTCGGACTGGTGGAAGGTACTGCTGCGCGAACTTCCCACAGGCATCGTGCTCGGCGCGATCCTCGGCCTCGTCGGCTTCACGCGCATCGTCTTCTGGCAGTCAGCCGGGCTCTACGACTATGGCCCGCACTGGCAGATGGTCGCCATCACGGTGTTTGCCGCGCTGATCGGGATCGTCACCTTCGGCTCGATCTGCGGCTCGATGCTGCCTTTCGTGCTGCAGAAGCTCCGGCTCGATCCGGCCAGCGCCTCGGCCCCCTTCGTCGCCACACTCGTCGACGTCACCGGGCTCGTCATCTACTTCTCGGTGGCGCTGCTCATCCTTAGCGGGACGCTGCTGTAG